From one Amycolatopsis sp. FDAARGOS 1241 genomic stretch:
- a CDS encoding CoA ester lyase translates to MTVIRSWLYVPGDRPERIAKALAGPADAVIVDLEDAVSVAAKEDARRTVLKTLAEGAEFVVRVNAPATPTGEADVAALAAASEKPTGVRVPKAEDPAELRRVADALGVPVYPILESALGVENALALATAHPLVAGISLGEADLAADLRVAGGDALTWPRSRIVVAARAAGLPSPVQSVWTAVRDLDGLRASTEAGRRAGFFGRSVIHPAQIPVVHEVCAPDPAETAWASELLGRLESSGDAAWIDDHGQFVDAAIVARARWVLALAESGEKQVTDPVKSRPAPENDVTVAT, encoded by the coding sequence GTGACCGTGATCCGCTCCTGGCTCTACGTCCCCGGCGACCGGCCCGAGCGCATCGCGAAAGCGCTCGCGGGGCCGGCCGACGCGGTGATCGTGGACCTGGAGGACGCCGTCTCGGTGGCGGCCAAGGAAGACGCGCGGCGCACGGTGCTGAAGACGCTGGCGGAAGGAGCCGAATTCGTCGTCCGCGTCAACGCGCCGGCCACGCCGACCGGCGAAGCGGACGTCGCCGCGCTGGCCGCGGCTTCCGAGAAGCCCACCGGGGTGCGCGTGCCCAAGGCCGAGGACCCGGCCGAGCTGAGGCGGGTCGCCGACGCGCTCGGCGTGCCGGTGTACCCGATCCTCGAGTCGGCGCTGGGCGTGGAGAACGCGCTCGCGCTGGCCACCGCGCACCCGCTCGTCGCGGGGATTTCCCTCGGTGAAGCGGATCTCGCGGCGGACCTTCGCGTGGCCGGCGGCGACGCGTTGACGTGGCCGCGCTCCAGAATCGTCGTGGCCGCCCGCGCGGCCGGGCTGCCGAGCCCGGTGCAGAGCGTGTGGACGGCCGTGCGCGATCTCGACGGGTTGCGCGCGAGCACCGAAGCGGGGCGGCGCGCCGGGTTCTTCGGCCGATCGGTGATCCACCCCGCCCAGATTCCCGTGGTGCACGAGGTGTGCGCCCCCGATCCGGCGGAGACGGCGTGGGCGAGTGAACTGCTCGGCCGCCTCGAGTCCTCGGGCGACGCCGCCTGGATCGATGACCACGGACAGTTCGTCGACGCCGCGATCGTGGCCCGCGCCCGGTGGGTGCTCGCGCTCGCGGAGTCGGGAGAAAAGCAGGTCACTGATCCGGTCAAAAGCAGGCCGGCCCCGGAGAACGACGTAACCGTTGCTACGTAA
- a CDS encoding ABC transporter ATP-binding protein: MLKLDNVCAGYGRMRILHDVDLELREGEIVALVGANGAGKTTTLRSICGQLKPMSGSITLDGAPTAGRRPDQLVRDGLVHVPEDRALFGTLTVEENLRMGAWTRTSAQAAESLNEVYELFPVLAERRTTVAQTFSGGQQQMLAIGRALMAGPRLLMLDEPSTGLSPKLTWTMLEAVQRIRDTGVAVLLVEQNAKQALAIADRAYVLESGATVLAGTGAELAGDNRVRKAYLGL; this comes from the coding sequence GTGCTGAAGCTTGACAACGTGTGTGCCGGTTACGGGCGCATGCGCATCCTCCACGACGTGGACCTGGAGCTGCGCGAAGGCGAGATCGTCGCGCTCGTCGGGGCCAACGGCGCCGGCAAGACCACGACGTTGCGCAGCATCTGCGGCCAGCTGAAACCGATGTCGGGCAGCATCACGCTCGACGGCGCGCCGACCGCGGGCCGGCGCCCGGACCAGCTCGTGCGCGACGGCCTCGTGCACGTGCCCGAGGACCGGGCGCTGTTCGGCACGCTCACCGTGGAGGAGAACCTCCGCATGGGCGCGTGGACGCGTACTTCTGCGCAGGCCGCCGAGTCGCTGAACGAGGTCTACGAGCTGTTCCCGGTGCTCGCCGAGCGCCGCACCACGGTCGCGCAGACGTTCAGCGGCGGACAGCAGCAGATGCTCGCCATCGGCCGGGCGCTCATGGCCGGGCCGCGGCTGCTGATGCTCGACGAACCGTCGACCGGGCTGTCGCCGAAGCTCACGTGGACGATGCTGGAAGCCGTGCAGCGGATCCGCGACACCGGCGTGGCGGTGCTGCTGGTGGAGCAGAACGCCAAGCAGGCGCTGGCGATCGCGGACCGCGCGTACGTGCTCGAGAGCGGAGCTACTGTGCTGGCAGGGACCGGCGCCGAGCTCGCGGGCGACAACCGGGTCAGGAAGGCGTACTTGGGACTGTGA
- a CDS encoding MmgE/PrpD family protein: protein MTQTIVQRVAEFAASVRAKGLPPELRDDAARRVLDVLGNSLAATSERPAKAVGALVQEWGGSGRATAIGLAAKLPDPSAALLNGTLAHSLDFDDTHLPSVLHPSASVVPAALAVAESRGATGAQLLDAIGVGVEITVRLGMAGYDEELGNSVFFEHGLHATAICGALGAAASAAMLSDVDEAGIADALGIAASMGSGLLEANRTGGTVKRVHCGWAAHAAVSAAGMARHGITGPPTVLEGRFGFLQAFCGDQAHVDEIVDGLGTNWELPGIFFKPYPCNHFTHAGIDAARRLRARGVDPADLDRLELGAPTAVLRTIGEPREDKVHPKSGYHAAFSGPYTVAAAFLGGGGLGVFHEDFTDEAAANPERLALAAKVHCVPDARCDEIFPHQFPAVLRARLRDGSEVEERVDVNRGGPDNPLAAEELATKFRLNATRVVTSATADRITELTYGLANLADLSELTGLLHA, encoded by the coding sequence ATGACGCAGACGATCGTGCAACGCGTCGCCGAGTTCGCGGCTTCGGTGCGGGCCAAGGGACTTCCGCCGGAGCTGCGCGACGACGCCGCCCGGCGCGTGCTCGACGTGCTGGGCAACAGCCTCGCCGCCACGTCCGAGCGGCCGGCGAAGGCCGTCGGCGCGCTGGTGCAGGAGTGGGGCGGGTCCGGCCGGGCCACGGCCATCGGGCTCGCCGCGAAGCTCCCCGACCCGAGCGCGGCCCTGCTCAACGGCACGCTCGCGCACTCCCTCGACTTCGACGACACGCACCTGCCGTCGGTGCTGCACCCGTCCGCGTCGGTCGTGCCGGCGGCGCTCGCCGTCGCCGAATCCCGCGGCGCCACCGGGGCGCAACTGCTCGACGCGATCGGCGTCGGCGTGGAGATCACCGTGCGCCTGGGTATGGCCGGCTACGACGAGGAACTCGGCAACTCGGTGTTCTTCGAGCACGGCCTGCACGCCACGGCTATCTGCGGTGCTTTGGGCGCCGCGGCTTCGGCGGCAATGCTGTCCGATGTGGACGAAGCCGGGATCGCCGACGCGCTCGGCATCGCGGCCAGCATGGGCTCGGGCTTGCTGGAGGCCAACCGCACGGGCGGCACCGTCAAGCGCGTGCACTGCGGCTGGGCGGCGCACGCGGCGGTCTCGGCGGCCGGGATGGCGCGCCACGGCATCACCGGCCCGCCCACCGTGCTGGAGGGCCGGTTCGGCTTCCTGCAGGCCTTCTGCGGCGACCAGGCCCACGTCGACGAGATTGTCGACGGCCTCGGCACGAACTGGGAGCTGCCGGGCATCTTCTTCAAGCCCTATCCGTGCAACCACTTCACCCACGCGGGCATCGACGCCGCGCGGCGGCTGCGGGCGCGCGGCGTGGACCCGGCCGACCTCGACCGTCTCGAGCTCGGCGCGCCGACGGCCGTGCTGCGCACCATCGGCGAGCCGCGCGAGGACAAAGTCCACCCGAAGTCCGGTTACCACGCGGCGTTCTCCGGTCCGTACACGGTCGCGGCGGCGTTCCTCGGCGGCGGCGGGCTCGGCGTGTTCCACGAGGACTTCACCGACGAGGCGGCGGCGAACCCGGAGCGGCTCGCACTGGCGGCGAAGGTGCACTGTGTGCCCGACGCCCGCTGCGACGAGATCTTCCCGCACCAGTTCCCCGCGGTGCTGCGCGCTCGCCTGCGCGACGGCAGCGAAGTGGAGGAGCGCGTGGACGTGAACCGCGGCGGGCCGGACAACCCGCTGGCGGCCGAGGAGCTGGCCACGAAGTTCCGGCTCAACGCCACACGGGTGGTCACTTCGGCAACCGCCGACCGCATCACCGAGCTCACCTACGGGCTCGCAAACCTGGCCGACCTCTCCGAGCTGACCGGGCTGCTGCACGCCTGA
- a CDS encoding ABC transporter ATP-binding protein, with protein MSIVQVDGVGKAFRGLRALSDVDFEVAEGEILGVIGPNGAGKTTLFNVISGALAPDSGRVHLAGADVTGRSPDRIARAGMVRTFQLMRPFSSMTVLENVSLAAQHHRFGARKLRAHALDVVERVGLGPWAHRPAPDLPTAGLKRLELARTLAMRPKVLLLDEVLAGLVPAEREPVLDLLATLREQKGVTLVFIEHIMAAVMRLADRVLVLDQGRVLAVGSPEAVTSDPRVIDAYLGEEPTRAEA; from the coding sequence ATGAGCATCGTGCAGGTCGACGGCGTCGGCAAGGCGTTCCGCGGGCTGCGGGCGCTGTCCGATGTGGACTTCGAGGTCGCCGAGGGGGAGATCCTCGGGGTGATCGGGCCCAACGGCGCGGGCAAGACCACGTTGTTCAACGTGATCTCCGGCGCGCTCGCGCCCGACAGCGGCCGCGTGCACCTGGCCGGCGCCGATGTGACGGGCCGGTCGCCGGACCGCATCGCGCGCGCCGGGATGGTGCGCACGTTCCAGCTGATGCGGCCGTTTTCGAGCATGACCGTGCTGGAGAACGTGAGCCTGGCCGCGCAGCACCACCGGTTCGGCGCCAGGAAGCTGCGGGCGCACGCGCTGGACGTCGTCGAGCGCGTGGGCCTCGGGCCGTGGGCGCACCGCCCGGCGCCCGACCTGCCGACGGCGGGACTCAAACGCCTGGAGCTCGCGCGCACGCTCGCGATGCGGCCGAAGGTGCTGCTGCTCGACGAGGTGCTCGCCGGTCTCGTGCCCGCCGAGCGTGAACCCGTGCTGGACCTGCTCGCCACGCTACGCGAGCAGAAGGGCGTGACGCTGGTGTTCATCGAGCACATCATGGCCGCGGTGATGCGGCTGGCCGACCGCGTGCTGGTGCTCGACCAGGGCCGGGTGCTCGCCGTCGGGTCGCCGGAAGCGGTCACCAGCGACCCGCGGGTCATCGACGCCTACCTCGGGGAGGAGCCGACCCGTGCTGAAGCTTGA
- a CDS encoding MmgE/PrpD family protein, which yields MRTEQAAEATAALGAWVSEVDVTAVPEAVLDRLALVLLDVLGVTAVGATLPEQRALVAAWRAPGGPAPLIGGGRLAATDSAAWLNAMALVSLELDEGNKYAKGHPAAHGFPAVLALGAELDSTGADTAAALLAAYEVASRFGRATTLQAGAHPHGSWGVPGAAAGCARLLGLAPGAAAAAIDTAAGMAIAGHFDSATQGNPVRNAWLGASATSGLAAARMAAAGVARVTGTAALSLGTLLGSFDAAELTADLGVRWDITRGYFKRHASCSFTHPAADAVLDLRGEPGFRTEGITKIVVESHVLGAGLSGVDWSNRLSAMFSTPFVVATAALAGEVGPASVIDDPAVRALARRVRLVEAPDLTARLPDERATRVQVSFDDGATLTREVPNPVGDADHHPLTERDVLGLLTTWLPRQPALVARAAALGRELPGLPRVGAALRELADENEKELN from the coding sequence GTGAGGACCGAACAGGCAGCGGAAGCCACGGCGGCACTCGGTGCGTGGGTGTCCGAAGTGGACGTCACGGCCGTGCCGGAAGCCGTGCTGGACCGGCTCGCCCTCGTGCTGCTCGACGTGCTCGGGGTGACCGCAGTCGGGGCCACGCTGCCCGAACAGCGGGCGCTCGTCGCGGCGTGGCGCGCGCCCGGCGGCCCGGCCCCGCTGATCGGGGGCGGCCGGCTCGCCGCCACCGATTCCGCCGCGTGGCTGAACGCCATGGCCCTCGTGTCGCTCGAACTCGACGAGGGCAACAAGTACGCCAAGGGCCACCCCGCGGCGCACGGCTTCCCGGCCGTGCTGGCGCTGGGGGCCGAGCTGGACAGCACGGGCGCCGACACCGCGGCCGCGCTGCTGGCGGCGTACGAGGTCGCGTCGCGCTTCGGTCGTGCGACCACGTTGCAGGCGGGCGCGCACCCGCACGGCAGCTGGGGCGTGCCTGGCGCCGCGGCCGGGTGCGCGCGGTTGCTCGGGCTGGCACCGGGCGCGGCCGCGGCGGCCATCGACACCGCGGCCGGCATGGCGATCGCCGGCCACTTCGACTCGGCGACGCAGGGCAACCCGGTGCGCAACGCGTGGCTGGGCGCTTCGGCGACGTCCGGGCTCGCCGCCGCGCGGATGGCGGCGGCGGGCGTGGCGCGTGTCACCGGCACGGCCGCGCTCTCGCTCGGCACCCTGCTCGGCTCGTTCGACGCGGCCGAGCTGACCGCGGACCTCGGGGTGCGCTGGGACATCACGCGCGGCTACTTCAAGCGCCACGCGTCCTGCTCGTTCACGCACCCGGCGGCCGACGCCGTGCTGGACCTGCGGGGCGAGCCGGGGTTCCGCACCGAAGGCATCACCAAGATCGTGGTGGAGAGCCACGTCCTGGGCGCCGGACTGTCGGGAGTGGACTGGTCGAACCGGCTCTCGGCGATGTTCTCCACGCCGTTCGTGGTGGCGACGGCCGCGCTCGCCGGCGAGGTCGGCCCGGCCAGCGTGATCGACGACCCGGCGGTGCGCGCGCTGGCGCGCCGGGTGCGGCTCGTCGAGGCGCCCGACCTCACCGCGCGCCTGCCCGACGAACGCGCCACCCGCGTGCAAGTGTCCTTCGACGACGGCGCGACGCTCACGCGTGAGGTGCCCAACCCCGTCGGCGACGCCGACCACCACCCGCTGACCGAGCGCGACGTGCTCGGCCTGCTCACCACGTGGCTGCCGCGGCAGCCCGCACTCGTGGCCCGGGCCGCCGCGCTCGGCCGCGAATTGCCCGGCCTGCCCCGCGTCGGCGCGGCGCTGCGCGAGCTGGCCGACGAGAACGAGAAGGAGCTGAACTGA
- a CDS encoding branched-chain amino acid ABC transporter permease, whose product MSDLDTSPGAALAPEFSPPDDNKAQQRKAFLSRAGVVGALVVVAILVALLMSGSALVVWQSVVTGILTGGLYGLIAMGLTLIFGVLDIVNFAHGALLAVAMFISFGMVQATGMHPYLTLVVAVPALFLVGAAVHRGLLSGNAGKTLENQLLITLGLSLLLENGLLMFFGAEPKTIDLPGDFQFPLLGAVVAGSRLYAFVGAILLGAALFWLLRRTRLGTAIRAVAAHGPGAELVGINVRRIHTLTFAIGTACAGAAAALAGPLVTVTPTLGEQFNITAFVVVVLGGMGNVVGALVGGLLIGLVEQLTTIYLGGQSSLLGVFVVFVLVLFLRPQGLFGRRA is encoded by the coding sequence ATGAGCGATCTCGACACCTCCCCCGGGGCGGCACTCGCCCCCGAATTCTCCCCTCCGGACGACAACAAAGCCCAGCAGCGCAAGGCTTTCCTCAGCCGCGCCGGCGTGGTCGGCGCGCTCGTCGTGGTCGCGATCCTCGTCGCGCTGCTGATGTCGGGCTCCGCGCTCGTGGTGTGGCAGTCGGTGGTCACCGGCATTCTCACCGGCGGGCTCTACGGCCTCATCGCGATGGGGCTGACGCTGATCTTCGGCGTGCTCGACATCGTCAACTTCGCGCACGGCGCACTGCTGGCCGTCGCGATGTTCATCTCCTTCGGCATGGTGCAGGCGACCGGCATGCACCCCTACCTCACGCTGGTCGTGGCGGTGCCCGCGCTGTTCCTCGTCGGTGCCGCCGTGCACCGCGGGTTGCTGTCGGGCAACGCCGGCAAGACGCTGGAGAACCAGCTGCTCATCACGCTCGGGCTCTCGCTCCTGCTGGAGAACGGGCTGCTGATGTTCTTCGGTGCCGAGCCGAAGACCATCGATCTGCCGGGCGACTTCCAGTTCCCACTGCTGGGCGCGGTCGTCGCGGGTTCGCGGCTCTACGCGTTCGTCGGTGCGATCCTGCTCGGCGCCGCGCTGTTCTGGCTGTTGCGCCGCACCCGGCTCGGCACGGCGATCCGAGCCGTCGCCGCCCACGGCCCGGGAGCGGAGCTTGTGGGCATCAACGTGCGGCGGATCCACACGCTGACGTTCGCCATCGGCACAGCGTGCGCCGGGGCCGCGGCCGCGCTGGCGGGACCACTGGTGACCGTGACGCCCACGCTCGGCGAGCAGTTCAACATCACCGCCTTTGTCGTGGTCGTGCTCGGCGGGATGGGCAACGTCGTCGGCGCCCTCGTCGGCGGCCTGCTGATCGGGCTGGTCGAGCAGCTCACCACGATCTACCTCGGCGGCCAGAGCTCCCTGCTCGGCGTGTTCGTGGTGTTCGTGCTGGTGCTGTTCCTCCGTCCGCAGGGCCTGTTCGGGAGGCGCGCGTGA
- a CDS encoding cyclase family protein, whose translation MTRTQDPLLAAVSGGVRLIELGQPFFTGMPCSPNHPGFRMTLIRRHGDMRRPDGGSAANEIIVTGGHVGTHIDALSHVSHDGELHGGVDAAEAQQGGVFRTHGAEHLPGLLRRAVLLDVAAVHGVPTLQPGYGVTAEDLDAAAKRAGTEPGPGDVALIRTGWARNFGDTAAYLGKETGVPGADTSAAEWLAAREVVATGSDTTAFEQIPAGAGHAVLPVHRILLVQSGIFIMEHLNLEAVAEEGLAEFAFLLAPLRIVGGTGSPVRPLAAVTA comes from the coding sequence ATGACACGTACCCAGGATCCGTTGCTGGCGGCGGTTTCCGGCGGGGTCCGGCTGATCGAGCTCGGTCAGCCGTTCTTCACCGGCATGCCCTGCTCGCCGAACCATCCCGGGTTCCGGATGACCCTGATCCGCCGCCACGGCGACATGCGCCGCCCTGACGGCGGTTCGGCGGCCAATGAGATCATCGTGACCGGCGGGCACGTCGGCACCCACATCGACGCGCTCTCGCACGTCAGCCACGACGGCGAGTTGCACGGCGGCGTCGACGCCGCCGAAGCCCAGCAAGGCGGGGTGTTCCGCACGCACGGTGCCGAGCACCTGCCCGGCCTGCTGCGGCGCGCGGTGCTGCTCGACGTCGCCGCCGTCCACGGGGTGCCGACGCTGCAGCCGGGTTACGGCGTCACGGCCGAGGACCTCGACGCCGCCGCGAAGCGCGCGGGCACCGAGCCCGGCCCCGGCGACGTCGCGCTCATCCGCACCGGCTGGGCGCGCAACTTCGGTGACACGGCGGCATACCTGGGCAAGGAAACGGGGGTGCCGGGCGCCGACACGTCGGCCGCGGAGTGGCTGGCGGCGCGCGAGGTCGTCGCGACGGGTTCGGACACGACCGCGTTCGAGCAGATCCCGGCCGGTGCCGGCCACGCCGTGCTGCCGGTGCACCGGATCCTGCTGGTGCAGTCGGGGATCTTCATCATGGAGCACCTGAACCTGGAAGCCGTGGCGGAAGAAGGGCTGGCGGAGTTCGCGTTCCTGCTGGCGCCCCTGCGCATCGTCGGCGGAACCGGGTCGCCCGTGCGCCCGCTCGCGGCGGTGACGGCATGA
- a CDS encoding branched-chain amino acid ABC transporter permease, with product MSTITIAGPAVKDTAKAPPLRPQNRQYLILAILVLVAIPLPLILPAAQGAVAVRILIFLLMAVGWNIMSGFGGMFSFGHAAYFGLGAYTSAYLLVKHNVSPWLGMLAGMVVAAAVAVLVGYFSFRYKLQGAYFALATFAFAEMLRLIVTSSAFANKAVGFSVPLIQGSSLSLIQFPADSPAYFWVALVLAGAAVAISIAFLHSRTGRYVTAIRDDELAAASLGAPVMRHKLATVALSAAITAVAGAFYTQYYLFVNPDLGFGSAISIQAIVPVVIGGIGTIWGPVVGAIIVGSLTDVTATLLRTPPGFLGFLQGRSGLDVVLYAVLLILIVRLLPKGIVGTLAARWRR from the coding sequence ATGAGTACGATCACGATTGCCGGACCGGCGGTGAAGGACACCGCCAAGGCGCCGCCGCTGCGGCCGCAGAACCGGCAGTACCTCATCCTCGCGATCCTCGTGCTCGTCGCGATCCCGCTGCCGCTGATCCTGCCGGCGGCGCAGGGCGCGGTCGCTGTGCGCATCCTGATCTTCCTGCTCATGGCGGTGGGCTGGAACATCATGAGCGGCTTCGGCGGGATGTTCAGTTTCGGCCACGCCGCGTACTTCGGGCTCGGCGCCTACACCAGCGCGTACCTGCTGGTGAAGCACAACGTGTCGCCGTGGCTCGGCATGCTCGCCGGCATGGTGGTGGCCGCCGCGGTGGCCGTGCTCGTGGGGTACTTCTCGTTCCGCTACAAGCTGCAGGGCGCGTACTTCGCGCTGGCGACGTTCGCGTTCGCCGAGATGCTGCGGCTGATCGTCACGAGCAGTGCGTTCGCCAACAAGGCAGTGGGCTTCAGCGTGCCGCTGATCCAGGGCTCGTCGCTGTCGCTGATCCAGTTCCCGGCCGATTCGCCCGCCTACTTCTGGGTGGCGCTCGTGCTGGCCGGGGCCGCGGTCGCGATCAGCATCGCCTTCCTGCACTCGCGCACCGGTCGCTACGTCACCGCCATCCGCGACGACGAGCTGGCGGCCGCGTCGCTGGGCGCGCCGGTGATGCGGCACAAGCTGGCGACCGTGGCGCTCTCGGCCGCGATCACGGCCGTGGCGGGCGCCTTCTACACGCAGTACTACCTGTTCGTGAACCCTGACCTCGGGTTCGGTTCCGCGATCTCGATCCAGGCGATCGTGCCCGTCGTGATCGGCGGGATCGGCACGATCTGGGGCCCGGTGGTGGGCGCGATCATCGTCGGCTCGCTCACGGACGTCACGGCGACGCTGCTGCGCACACCACCCGGGTTCCTCGGGTTCCTGCAGGGCCGCAGCGGGCTCGACGTGGTGCTCTACGCCGTGCTGCTGATCCTCATCGTGCGGCTGCTGCCGAAGGGCATTGTCGGAACGCTGGCGGCGAGGTGGCGGCGATGA
- a CDS encoding CaiB/BaiF CoA-transferase family protein: protein MTGALSGIRVLDTATLFAGPLAATLLGDYGAEVIKIEHPNGDPVRSHGAQRDGVGLWWKILGRGKKAITLYLGSPEGQEVFRKLVADADVVVENFRPGTLERWGLGYDELSKINPGLVLTRVTGFGQVGPYAKRPGFGTLAEAMSGFAAITGEPDGPPTLPPFGLADGIAALTTAFAVMTALRAREQTGRGQVVDLAIIEPILTLLGPQIIAYDQLGTLQPRTGNRSTNNAPRNTYRTRDGSWVAISTSAQSIAERVMRLVGRPELVDEPWFASGAERAKHADELDEAVGSWIAERDRDDVVKAFEEAQAAVAPIYTAADVMTDPQFAALGSITTVDDAELGPVKMQNVLFRLSETPGSITSAGAPLGAHTAEVLGRYGFGEPELARLREKGVIK from the coding sequence ATGACGGGCGCTTTGTCCGGGATCCGGGTACTCGACACCGCCACCCTGTTCGCCGGCCCGCTGGCCGCGACGCTGCTGGGCGACTACGGCGCCGAAGTGATCAAGATCGAGCACCCGAACGGCGACCCGGTCCGCAGCCACGGCGCGCAGCGCGACGGGGTCGGCCTGTGGTGGAAGATCCTCGGCCGCGGCAAGAAGGCGATCACGCTCTACCTGGGGTCACCCGAGGGCCAGGAGGTGTTCCGCAAGCTGGTGGCCGACGCCGACGTGGTCGTCGAGAACTTCCGGCCGGGCACGCTCGAGCGCTGGGGCCTGGGCTACGACGAGCTGAGCAAGATCAACCCGGGCCTCGTGCTCACGCGCGTGACCGGGTTCGGGCAGGTCGGCCCGTACGCCAAGCGTCCCGGCTTCGGCACGCTCGCCGAGGCCATGAGCGGATTCGCCGCGATCACGGGCGAGCCCGACGGCCCGCCGACGCTGCCGCCGTTCGGCCTCGCCGACGGCATCGCAGCGCTGACCACCGCGTTCGCCGTGATGACCGCGCTGCGGGCACGCGAGCAGACGGGCCGCGGGCAGGTGGTGGACCTCGCCATCATCGAGCCGATCCTCACCCTGCTGGGGCCGCAGATCATCGCCTACGACCAGCTCGGCACGCTGCAGCCGCGCACCGGCAACCGGTCGACGAACAACGCGCCGCGCAACACCTACCGCACGCGGGACGGGAGCTGGGTCGCGATCTCCACGAGCGCGCAGTCGATCGCGGAGCGCGTGATGCGGCTGGTCGGGCGTCCCGAGCTCGTCGACGAACCGTGGTTCGCCAGCGGCGCGGAACGCGCGAAGCACGCCGACGAGCTCGACGAAGCCGTCGGCTCGTGGATCGCCGAGCGCGATCGCGACGACGTGGTCAAGGCGTTCGAAGAAGCGCAGGCCGCCGTCGCCCCGATCTACACCGCGGCCGACGTGATGACCGACCCGCAGTTCGCCGCGCTCGGCAGCATCACGACCGTCGACGACGCGGAGCTCGGCCCGGTGAAGATGCAGAACGTGCTGTTCCGGCTGTCGGAGACGCCCGGCTCGATCACCTCCGCCGGTGCCCCGCTGGGCGCCCACACGGCCGAAGTCCTCGGCCGCTACGGCTTCGGCGAGCCGGAACTGGCACGGCTGCGCGAAAAGGGCGTGATCAAGTGA
- a CDS encoding FAD-dependent oxidoreductase produces MGQQLTADVLVIGFGKGGKVTAAKPGELGKSVVLVEQSERMYGGTCPNVGCVPTKALVHHSRNRQATDPAQEFYEQSVGRVQALTSLFRAGNHDSLNGADTITVITGRASFVDEHSVGIGEGEDRLTVTAETILVNAGSEPVVPDIPGLRGNPRLLTSTQLIERTQLPERFAIIGGGYLGIEFAAIYNRFGSHVTVFEAAPEILGREDDDVAAAAREILLEEGIELVTGAHVTEVRDSTVTYEQGGAAHTVEADAILAAAGRRPATASLDLAAAGIETDARGAIVVDEFLRTSRPHIFALGDVNGGPQFTYVSLDDSRIVLDQLIGEGKRSTTDRVAVPHTLFMTPPLATVGLTENEARTQGRAIKIASRPVAEIVAMPRAYVVEETRGLMKFVIDAETDEILGAALLSVDAQELINSVALAMRHGIRAAELRDAIYTHPSSTEAFNDVLGTIVR; encoded by the coding sequence ATGGGCCAGCAGCTGACCGCCGACGTTCTGGTGATCGGGTTCGGGAAGGGCGGCAAGGTCACCGCCGCGAAGCCGGGTGAGCTCGGCAAGAGCGTGGTGCTCGTGGAACAGTCGGAACGGATGTACGGCGGCACCTGCCCCAACGTGGGCTGCGTGCCCACGAAAGCCCTGGTGCACCACTCACGCAACCGCCAGGCAACCGATCCCGCGCAGGAGTTCTACGAACAGTCGGTGGGCCGGGTGCAGGCGCTGACGTCGTTGTTCCGCGCCGGCAACCACGACTCGCTCAACGGTGCCGACACGATCACGGTGATCACGGGCCGAGCGTCCTTCGTGGACGAACACAGCGTCGGCATCGGCGAGGGCGAGGACCGCCTCACGGTGACCGCCGAGACGATCCTCGTCAACGCCGGGTCGGAGCCGGTGGTGCCGGACATCCCGGGCTTGCGGGGCAATCCGCGGCTGCTCACGAGCACCCAGCTCATCGAGCGCACACAGCTGCCCGAGCGGTTCGCGATCATCGGTGGGGGCTACCTCGGCATCGAGTTCGCCGCGATCTACAACCGGTTCGGCTCGCACGTGACGGTGTTCGAGGCCGCACCGGAGATCCTCGGCCGAGAGGACGACGACGTGGCCGCGGCCGCGCGTGAGATCCTCCTCGAGGAGGGCATCGAACTCGTCACCGGCGCCCACGTCACCGAGGTGCGCGACAGCACCGTCACCTACGAGCAGGGCGGCGCCGCGCACACGGTCGAGGCCGACGCGATCCTGGCGGCCGCCGGGCGCCGGCCGGCCACGGCGAGCCTCGACCTCGCGGCCGCGGGTATCGAAACCGACGCCAGGGGCGCGATCGTGGTCGACGAATTCCTGCGCACCAGCCGACCGCACATCTTCGCGCTCGGCGACGTGAACGGCGGGCCGCAGTTCACCTACGTCTCGCTGGATGACAGCCGGATCGTGCTCGACCAGCTCATCGGCGAGGGCAAGCGCTCGACGACCGACCGCGTCGCCGTGCCGCACACGCTGTTCATGACCCCGCCGCTCGCGACAGTCGGGCTCACCGAGAATGAGGCGCGGACCCAGGGGCGGGCGATCAAGATCGCGAGCCGGCCCGTGGCGGAGATCGTCGCCATGCCGCGGGCGTACGTGGTCGAGGAGACTCGCGGGCTGATGAAGTTCGTGATCGACGCCGAGACCGACGAGATCCTCGGTGCCGCGCTGCTCAGCGTCGACGCGCAGGAGCTGATCAACTCCGTCGCCCTCGCGATGCGCCACGGCATCCGCGCGGCCGAACTCCGGGACGCGATCTACACGCACCCCAGCTCGACGGAGGCGTTCAACGACGTGCTGGGCACGATCGTCCGTTGA